From the genome of Paracoccus seriniphilus, one region includes:
- the murC gene encoding UDP-N-acetylmuramate--L-alanine ligase, protein MNAATKLPHELGPIHFIGIGGIGMSGIAEVLLTLGYQVQGSDLKSSKITERLAGLGATVFEGQRAENIGSAGVVVISTAIKKGNPELEEARRRGLPVVRRAEMLAELMRLKSNIAIAGTHGKTTTTTMVATLLDAGGIDPTVINGGVIHAYGSNARAGEGEWMVVEADESDGSFNRLPADIAIITNIDPEHMEHWGNFDALRQGFYNFASGVPFYGLAVCCTDHPEVQALVGKLTDRRVVTFGFNAQADVRAVNLRYAKGVAHFDVALQGESDAEHAEVIKGCTLPMPGDHNVSNCLAAIAVARHLGMKKAEIRDALAKFGGVGRRFTRVGEVDGVTIIDDYGHHPVEIAAVLKAARQSTEGRVIAVHQPHRFSRLASLFDDFCTCFNEADVVGIADVYGAGEDPIPGAGRDDLVAGLIAHGHRHAREILSEDDLVRLVREQARPGDMVVCLGAGTISSWANALPARLQGQAA, encoded by the coding sequence ATGAATGCCGCGACCAAGCTGCCCCACGAACTGGGCCCGATCCATTTCATCGGCATCGGCGGAATCGGCATGTCCGGCATTGCCGAGGTTCTGCTGACACTGGGGTATCAGGTGCAGGGCAGTGACCTGAAAAGCTCGAAGATCACCGAGCGGCTGGCCGGGCTGGGCGCAACCGTTTTCGAGGGGCAGCGCGCCGAAAATATCGGTTCTGCCGGTGTCGTGGTCATCTCGACCGCGATCAAGAAAGGCAATCCCGAGCTGGAAGAGGCGCGTCGCCGTGGTCTGCCCGTGGTCCGGCGCGCAGAGATGCTGGCCGAACTGATGCGGCTGAAATCCAACATTGCCATCGCCGGCACCCATGGCAAGACCACGACCACGACGATGGTCGCGACCTTGCTGGATGCAGGTGGCATCGATCCGACCGTGATCAATGGCGGCGTCATTCACGCCTATGGGTCGAACGCGCGGGCGGGCGAGGGTGAATGGATGGTGGTCGAGGCCGATGAATCCGACGGCAGTTTCAACCGGCTTCCTGCGGATATCGCGATCATCACCAATATCGACCCCGAGCATATGGAGCATTGGGGCAATTTCGATGCGTTGCGGCAGGGGTTCTACAACTTTGCCTCGGGCGTGCCCTTCTATGGGCTGGCCGTCTGCTGCACAGATCATCCCGAGGTTCAGGCCCTTGTCGGAAAGCTGACCGACCGCCGCGTGGTGACATTTGGCTTCAACGCACAGGCCGACGTGCGCGCGGTCAATCTGCGCTATGCAAAGGGCGTGGCGCATTTCGATGTGGCACTGCAGGGCGAAAGCGATGCTGAACATGCCGAGGTGATCAAGGGCTGCACCCTGCCGATGCCGGGAGACCACAATGTTTCGAACTGTCTGGCAGCCATCGCTGTCGCGCGGCATCTGGGCATGAAAAAGGCAGAGATCCGTGACGCCTTGGCGAAATTCGGTGGCGTGGGTCGTCGTTTCACGCGGGTCGGAGAGGTCGATGGCGTCACCATCATTGATGATTACGGACATCATCCGGTGGAAATCGCGGCTGTGCTGAAGGCGGCGCGGCAATCGACTGAAGGGCGCGTGATCGCGGTGCATCAGCCCCATCGCTTCTCGCGGCTGGCTTCGCTGTTCGACGATTTCTGCACATGTTTCAATGAAGCCGATGTCGTGGGCATTGCCGATGTCTATGGCGCCGGTGAAGACCCGATTCCGGGTGCCGGACGTGACGACCTGGTTGCCGGGCTGATCGCACATGGCCATCGCCATGCCCGCGAGATCCTGTCCGAGGATGATCTGGTGCGTCTGGTTCGTGAACAGGCGCGGCCCGGTGACATGGTTGTCTGCCTCGGGGCAGGAACCATATCTTCCTGGGCCAATGCTCTGCCAGCGCGCCTTCAGGGTCAGGCGGCGTGA
- a CDS encoding DUF2484 family protein, translated as MTLVLSGGWLLLGFLLPRLRGIHALRCFWALIALGVPALGLLTLSWGPMAGAGGFALGMAILLCQHGWKRQNDSVTPLD; from the coding sequence ATGACCTTGGTCTTGTCCGGGGGTTGGCTGTTGCTGGGCTTCCTGTTGCCCCGCCTGCGCGGGATTCATGCGCTCCGCTGCTTCTGGGCGCTGATCGCCCTGGGCGTCCCGGCGCTGGGTCTGCTGACCCTGAGCTGGGGCCCGATGGCCGGTGCCGGAGGATTCGCGCTGGGGATGGCAATCCTGTTGTGCCAGCATGGATGGAAACGACAGAACGACAGCGTCACACCTCTGGATTAG
- the ftsZ gene encoding cell division protein FtsZ, which translates to MNLNLMMNDEDELKPRITVFGVGGAGGNAVNNMIEKKLDGVEFVVANTDAQALAQSHASSRVQMGPKVTEGLGAGAKPSIGAKAAEETIEDIVDHLMGAHMCFITAGMGGGTGTGAAPIIAQAAREMGILTVGVVTKPFQFEGTKRMRQAEEGVEALQKVVDTLIIIPNQNLFRLANEKTTFTEAFAMADDVLYQGVKGVTDLMVRPGLINLDFADVRAVMDEMGKAMMGTGEASGENRSQEAAERAIANPLLDEISLNGARGVLINITGGYDMTLFELDEAANVIRDKVDSDANIIVGSTLDPDMDGNIRVSVVATGIDASVSVADVPAPRRSIAEPLTQNPSATQKAEPAPAQQEEPQRRTAASEDTQQAEQGAKDDMPAPAYQPAKEATRSNAVRIEDDLTDFVAPRAPEGTRGQPTPQVMDRLRRAVENHEGQRSQAAASPARPAAPQPQQGDVNRTHNRMSGLGRMLERMAGHNSEAGAGGQRPAGASIAERVNDRVAARARQQETDFDDLANPDHGQDNVEIPAFLRRQAN; encoded by the coding sequence ATGAACCTCAATCTGATGATGAATGACGAAGACGAGCTGAAACCCCGCATCACCGTGTTCGGTGTTGGCGGTGCGGGCGGCAACGCGGTCAACAACATGATCGAGAAGAAACTCGACGGGGTCGAGTTCGTGGTTGCCAATACCGACGCCCAGGCCCTGGCACAATCGCATGCCTCCAGCCGTGTCCAGATGGGCCCGAAAGTCACCGAGGGGCTGGGCGCCGGTGCCAAGCCTTCGATCGGAGCCAAGGCGGCCGAAGAAACCATCGAGGATATCGTCGATCACCTGATGGGCGCGCATATGTGCTTTATCACGGCCGGCATGGGCGGGGGCACCGGAACCGGTGCCGCGCCGATCATCGCGCAGGCCGCGCGGGAAATGGGGATCCTGACCGTCGGTGTCGTGACCAAGCCGTTCCAGTTCGAAGGCACCAAACGGATGCGTCAGGCTGAGGAAGGCGTAGAAGCCCTGCAGAAGGTTGTCGACACGCTGATCATCATTCCCAACCAGAACCTGTTCCGGCTGGCGAATGAGAAGACCACATTCACCGAGGCCTTCGCCATGGCCGATGACGTGCTGTATCAAGGCGTCAAGGGTGTGACCGACCTGATGGTCCGTCCGGGGCTGATCAACCTGGACTTCGCCGATGTTCGCGCCGTGATGGACGAGATGGGCAAGGCCATGATGGGCACCGGCGAGGCTTCGGGCGAGAACCGCTCGCAAGAGGCAGCCGAACGCGCCATCGCCAACCCGCTGCTGGATGAAATCAGCCTGAACGGCGCACGCGGCGTGCTGATCAATATCACCGGCGGCTATGACATGACGCTGTTCGAACTGGACGAAGCCGCAAATGTCATTCGCGACAAGGTCGACAGCGATGCCAATATCATCGTCGGTTCGACGCTGGACCCCGATATGGATGGCAATATTCGCGTTTCGGTCGTTGCGACCGGCATCGACGCATCGGTCAGCGTGGCGGATGTGCCGGCTCCGCGTCGCAGCATTGCCGAGCCCCTGACGCAGAATCCTTCGGCCACCCAAAAGGCCGAGCCTGCGCCCGCGCAGCAGGAAGAGCCGCAACGCCGGACCGCGGCGTCGGAGGACACACAGCAGGCCGAGCAGGGCGCCAAGGACGACATGCCCGCCCCGGCCTATCAGCCCGCCAAGGAAGCGACGCGTTCCAATGCCGTGCGGATCGAGGATGATCTGACCGATTTCGTTGCACCGCGCGCGCCCGAAGGAACGCGCGGCCAGCCGACACCGCAGGTCATGGATCGTCTGCGTCGTGCAGTTGAAAACCACGAGGGTCAGCGTTCTCAGGCGGCTGCCTCTCCGGCGCGTCCGGCTGCGCCGCAGCCCCAGCAAGGCGATGTCAATCGCACGCATAACCGCATGAGCGGCCTGGGCCGGATGCTGGAGCGTATGGCCGGTCACAACAGCGAAGCCGGTGCCGGCGGACAGCGTCCTGCAGGTGCCTCGATCGCAGAGCGCGTCAATGACCGTGTCGCGGCCCGTGCACGTCAGCAGGAAACCGATTTCGACGATCTGGCCAATCCCGATCACGGTCAGGACAATGTCGAGATCCCGGCATTCCTGCGCCGGCAGGCCAACTGA
- the ftsA gene encoding cell division protein FtsA gives MTELYQTQRAMRNIRRAALQRGVIGILDIGTSKIACMVLRFDGTGTFRETDGVGPMAGQANFRVIGAASTRSRGVRYGEIETMAETERAIRTVVAAAQKLAGVRVDHVIACLSGGRPASYGLAGEIVLESGKVSEHDVASVLAACDVPDFGRGREVLHAHPVNFAVDNRSGLGDPRDHLGNKLACDMHVLTVDGDVIGNVVQCIRRCDLELAGVASASYASARASLVEDEQELGAACIDFGGGGTGVSIFVKKHMIFSDTVRIGGNLITQDIAQGLRVPLAMAERLKTLNGGVEATGWDDREMIEVGGETGDWESDRRTVSRADVIGVMRPRVEEILENVRQVLDAAGFDYMPSQQIVLTGGGSQIPGLDGLAARILGPNIRCGRPLRIDGLAHQLTDPSFSSAVGLALFAAHPQDEWWDFEMPAEAYPARSLRRAYRWFKNNW, from the coding sequence ATGACCGAATTGTATCAGACACAACGAGCCATGCGGAATATCCGGCGTGCGGCGCTGCAACGTGGTGTGATCGGGATTCTTGACATCGGCACCTCGAAAATTGCCTGCATGGTGCTGCGCTTCGACGGCACGGGCACCTTTCGCGAAACCGATGGTGTGGGGCCGATGGCCGGACAGGCGAATTTCCGGGTGATCGGCGCTGCCTCGACCCGGTCGCGTGGGGTCCGCTATGGCGAAATCGAGACCATGGCCGAAACCGAACGCGCCATCCGAACGGTCGTGGCCGCGGCACAAAAGCTTGCCGGGGTGCGCGTCGATCACGTGATCGCCTGTCTTTCGGGGGGGCGGCCGGCCTCTTACGGTCTGGCCGGAGAGATCGTGCTGGAATCGGGCAAGGTGTCCGAACATGACGTGGCCTCGGTCCTTGCGGCCTGTGATGTCCCCGATTTTGGCCGCGGTCGCGAGGTGCTGCATGCGCATCCGGTCAATTTCGCCGTCGACAACCGCAGCGGACTGGGCGACCCGCGCGACCATCTGGGCAACAAGCTGGCCTGCGACATGCATGTTCTGACGGTCGATGGCGATGTCATCGGCAATGTCGTGCAATGTATCCGTCGTTGCGACCTTGAACTGGCCGGGGTGGCATCGGCTTCATATGCCTCGGCGCGGGCAAGCCTGGTCGAGGACGAGCAGGAGCTTGGCGCCGCCTGTATCGATTTCGGCGGTGGTGGCACCGGCGTTTCGATCTTTGTCAAGAAACACATGATCTTCTCGGACACCGTCCGCATCGGCGGCAATCTGATCACCCAGGATATCGCGCAGGGCCTGCGGGTTCCCCTGGCCATGGCAGAGCGGCTCAAGACCCTGAATGGCGGGGTCGAGGCCACCGGCTGGGATGATCGCGAGATGATCGAGGTGGGCGGCGAGACGGGAGATTGGGAATCCGACCGGCGCACGGTCAGCCGGGCCGATGTGATCGGCGTCATGCGTCCGCGGGTCGAGGAAATCCTGGAAAATGTCCGTCAGGTTCTGGACGCGGCAGGATTCGATTACATGCCCAGTCAGCAGATCGTCCTGACCGGGGGGGGCAGCCAGATTCCGGGCCTGGACGGGTTGGCGGCGCGGATTCTTGGCCCCAACATTCGCTGCGGACGTCCGCTGCGGATTGACGGTCTGGCTCATCAGTTGACCGATCCCAGCTTCTCCAGTGCGGTGGGGCTTGCCCTCTTTGCGGCTCATCCGCAGGACGAGTGGTGGGATTTCGAAATGCCGGCAGAGGCCTATCCGGCCCGCAGCCTGCGACGTGCGTATCGCTGGTTCAAGAATAACTGGTGA
- the murB gene encoding UDP-N-acetylmuramate dehydrogenase, with protein MTQQLPTPRGALTENRPLDSLTWLRVGGPADWLFQPADIEDLADFLRALDPAMPVFPMGVGSNLIVRDGGIRGIVLRLGRGFNNIEIKDDIVTAGAAALDAHVARRAADAGLDLTFLRTIPGSIGGAVRMNAGCYGTYVADHLLSAQAVSRDGRVVTLSPDDLEFGYRHSTLPEGWVLTQASFRADRADPETLHARMVQQLARRDETQPTKERSAGSTFRNPAGFSSTGRADDTHDLKAWSLIDRAGLRGYRLGGAQMSEKHPNFLLNADHATAADLEALGELVRRRVKESSGHELQWEVIRIGDALSPKGR; from the coding sequence ATGACACAACAGCTTCCCACCCCGCGCGGCGCCCTGACCGAAAACCGTCCTCTGGACAGTCTGACGTGGTTGCGGGTCGGCGGGCCGGCCGATTGGCTGTTCCAGCCAGCAGATATCGAGGATCTGGCCGATTTCCTGCGGGCGCTGGACCCCGCAATGCCGGTTTTCCCGATGGGCGTCGGCAGCAACCTGATCGTGCGCGATGGTGGTATCCGCGGGATCGTGCTGCGCCTCGGGCGCGGCTTCAACAACATCGAGATCAAAGATGATATCGTGACAGCGGGGGCCGCCGCGCTGGATGCACATGTGGCGCGCAGGGCGGCGGATGCCGGGCTGGACCTGACGTTCCTGCGCACGATTCCGGGCAGTATTGGCGGTGCCGTGCGGATGAATGCGGGATGCTATGGCACCTATGTGGCCGATCACCTTCTGTCGGCGCAGGCGGTATCGCGCGATGGGCGTGTGGTCACCCTTTCGCCTGACGATCTGGAATTCGGCTATCGCCATTCGACCCTGCCCGAAGGCTGGGTGCTGACGCAGGCGAGTTTCCGCGCTGATCGCGCTGATCCCGAAACGCTGCACGCCCGCATGGTGCAGCAACTCGCCAGGCGGGACGAGACCCAACCCACCAAAGAGCGCAGCGCGGGTTCGACCTTTCGCAATCCGGCCGGGTTCAGCTCGACGGGGCGGGCGGATGACACCCATGACCTCAAGGCATGGTCTCTGATCGACCGTGCCGGATTGCGCGGATACCGGCTGGGCGGGGCGCAAATGTCCGAGAAACATCCCAATTTCCTGCTGAATGCAGACCATGCCACGGCAGCAGATCTCGAGGCCCTGGGAGAGCTTGTTCGCAGGCGAGTCAAGGAAAGCAGCGGTCATGAATTGCAGTGGGAAGTCATCCGTATCGGTGACGCGCTTTCCCCCAAAGGTCGATAA
- the lpxC gene encoding UDP-3-O-acyl-N-acetylglucosamine deacetylase, protein MQATLKKMVSFTGVGLHSGAQTRLDILPAPAGHGIVFRRTDLTPSVDIAARWHNVTPSKLCTLLDNGDGVTLSTVEHVMAALAGTGIHNAMITVDGPEVPILDGSAAPFVEAILQAGIRTQAARLRAIRVLRPVEVRDGEAFARLTPADHLEIDFQIDFVDAAIGHQEKRLDMANGAFLRELADSRTFCRRADVEMMRKNGLALGGTYMNAVVVDGAKVLSPGGLRHRDEAVRHKMLDAMGDLALAGSPLLARYTGHRAGHAMTNRLLRALFADPTAWEWEVCSDALETRLPGAGVAGYARPAQSFQVAV, encoded by the coding sequence ATGCAGGCAACATTGAAAAAGATGGTCAGCTTCACCGGAGTGGGTTTGCATTCGGGTGCTCAGACTAGACTGGATATCTTGCCTGCGCCCGCCGGTCATGGCATCGTCTTTCGCCGGACGGATCTGACACCTTCGGTCGATATTGCCGCGCGCTGGCACAATGTGACCCCGTCGAAATTGTGCACGCTGCTGGACAATGGCGATGGCGTGACCCTGTCCACGGTCGAACATGTGATGGCGGCTTTGGCCGGAACGGGTATTCACAATGCCATGATCACCGTGGATGGCCCCGAAGTGCCGATCCTTGACGGTTCGGCCGCCCCCTTCGTCGAGGCGATCTTGCAGGCCGGTATTCGGACACAGGCGGCCCGGCTTCGGGCGATTCGCGTGCTGCGGCCTGTCGAGGTCCGCGATGGTGAAGCCTTTGCCCGCCTGACGCCCGCCGATCATCTCGAGATCGATTTTCAGATCGACTTTGTCGATGCCGCGATCGGCCATCAGGAAAAACGCCTGGACATGGCCAATGGTGCCTTCCTGCGTGAACTGGCCGACAGCCGGACGTTCTGTCGCCGTGCTGATGTCGAGATGATGCGCAAGAACGGTCTGGCGCTTGGCGGCACCTATATGAATGCGGTGGTCGTTGATGGCGCCAAGGTTCTGTCGCCGGGCGGTTTGCGCCACCGCGACGAGGCCGTGCGCCACAAGATGCTCGACGCCATGGGCGATCTTGCCCTGGCCGGGTCGCCGCTGCTTGCCCGTTATACCGGGCATCGCGCCGGACATGCGATGACCAACCGGCTGCTGCGCGCCCTGTTCGCCGATCCGACGGCCTGGGAATGGGAAGTCTGCTCGGACGCGCTGGAAACCCGTCTGCCCGGTGCAGGCGTGGCCGGCTATGCCCGGCCGGCACAGTCATTTCAGGTGGCCGTCTGA
- a CDS encoding UDP-N-acetylglucosamine--N-acetylmuramyl-(pentapeptide) pyrophosphoryl-undecaprenol N-acetylglucosamine transferase, with protein MNEPLALIAAGGTGGHMFPAQALAEMLLAEGWRVKLSTDDRGARYAGGFPDQVTRSIVKSATTARGGLTGKLMAPLKIAAGVSAARAEFRKDRPSVVIGFGGYPTIPALAAALTMGVPRMIHEQNGVMGRVNRLFARRVQRVACGTWPTELPAGVQGIHTGNPVRAAVLDFAASPYQAASEGEEVHLLVIGGSQGARVLSDVVPAAIAALPDDLRGRLRVSHQARAEDGQRVTDAYRDAGVSADVQPFFTDVPERLARAQLVISRSGASSIADICVIGRPALLIPYAAATGDHQTANARAMETAGAAHIHPEVGLDPAALSQDIRDIMSDPAQATEMAAAALTLGRPDAARRLYDLVTEIM; from the coding sequence ATGAACGAACCTCTTGCCCTGATTGCTGCCGGTGGTACCGGAGGACATATGTTCCCCGCACAGGCCCTGGCTGAAATGCTGCTGGCCGAAGGTTGGCGGGTCAAGCTGTCAACCGATGATCGCGGCGCGCGCTATGCGGGCGGATTCCCCGATCAGGTGACGCGCAGCATCGTGAAATCGGCCACGACTGCCCGCGGTGGTCTGACAGGCAAGCTGATGGCGCCCCTCAAGATTGCTGCCGGAGTTTCTGCCGCGCGGGCCGAGTTTCGCAAGGACCGCCCTTCGGTCGTGATCGGCTTTGGTGGCTATCCGACCATCCCGGCGCTCGCGGCTGCGCTGACCATGGGCGTTCCGCGGATGATTCATGAACAGAACGGGGTGATGGGCCGCGTCAACCGCCTGTTCGCGCGTCGCGTTCAGCGCGTGGCCTGCGGCACATGGCCCACGGAACTGCCAGCGGGCGTGCAGGGCATCCATACCGGCAATCCGGTGCGCGCGGCGGTTCTGGACTTTGCGGCCAGTCCCTATCAGGCGGCCTCGGAAGGTGAAGAGGTTCACCTGCTGGTGATCGGGGGCAGCCAGGGTGCGCGCGTCCTGTCCGATGTCGTGCCCGCCGCGATCGCGGCGCTGCCCGATGATCTGCGCGGTCGCCTGCGTGTCAGCCATCAGGCCCGTGCCGAAGATGGTCAGCGGGTGACGGATGCCTATCGCGACGCCGGTGTGTCTGCCGATGTGCAGCCGTTTTTCACCGATGTGCCCGAACGTCTGGCGCGGGCGCAGCTGGTGATCAGCCGGTCGGGGGCCTCGTCCATTGCCGATATCTGCGTGATCGGTCGACCCGCCTTGCTGATCCCCTATGCCGCAGCGACCGGGGACCATCAGACCGCGAATGCCCGCGCGATGGAAACCGCGGGGGCCGCGCATATCCACCCCGAGGTCGGGCTTGATCCGGCGGCCCTGTCACAGGACATCCGCGACATCATGTCCGATCCTGCACAGGCAACGGAAATGGCCGCTGCCGCCTTGACACTTGGCCGGCCCGATGCGGCGCGGCGTCTTTATGATCTAGTCACGGAGATAATGTGA
- a CDS encoding cell division protein FtsQ/DivIB encodes MQDVIDHRPPRRLDGAAQQPRVKRDPAPSRLKYRLERMWLTPLYRRIVRIGVPVFLVVTTAGIWLSDEDRRTALTDSVIGLIDKVQSREEFQVRMMSVEGASPVVEKALRTMLPVDLPASSFDIDLPALRLQVMQLDAIESIDLRIKPGGILSAVVKERQPALLWRHRRGIEILDANGHRVASVTSRDVRPDLPLIAGEGADLVTDEALELLDAAGPILPRVRGLVRRGERRWDLVLDHDQRIMLPAEGAVIALEAAMALNSAEDMLGRDVKVVDLRDPSRPVLRLGLDARNTIRLARGLPELGPDGNVIEDGKKGG; translated from the coding sequence ATGCAGGACGTGATCGACCACCGCCCGCCGCGTCGGCTTGACGGTGCCGCGCAACAGCCGCGCGTCAAGCGTGATCCGGCGCCGTCGCGGCTGAAATACCGTCTGGAACGGATGTGGCTGACGCCGCTGTATCGCCGTATCGTCAGGATCGGCGTGCCGGTTTTTCTAGTCGTCACGACGGCGGGAATCTGGCTGTCGGACGAGGATCGTCGCACCGCGCTGACGGACAGTGTCATCGGGCTGATCGACAAGGTCCAAAGCCGTGAAGAATTCCAGGTCCGCATGATGTCGGTCGAGGGCGCCAGCCCGGTCGTCGAAAAGGCGCTGCGCACCATGCTGCCGGTGGATCTGCCGGCCTCCAGCTTTGACATCGACCTGCCGGCGCTGCGCCTGCAGGTGATGCAGCTGGACGCCATCGAAAGCATCGATTTGCGGATCAAGCCGGGCGGAATCCTTTCGGCGGTGGTGAAAGAGCGTCAGCCCGCGCTGTTGTGGCGTCATCGCCGCGGGATCGAGATTCTGGATGCGAACGGCCATCGTGTGGCCAGCGTCACCTCGCGGGATGTGCGTCCGGATCTGCCGCTGATCGCGGGGGAGGGGGCCGATCTGGTCACGGATGAGGCGCTGGAGCTGCTGGATGCGGCTGGCCCGATATTGCCACGTGTGCGTGGTCTGGTGCGACGGGGCGAGCGGCGCTGGGATCTGGTTCTGGACCATGATCAGCGGATCATGCTGCCGGCCGAAGGGGCCGTGATCGCGCTGGAGGCGGCGATGGCGTTGAACAGCGCCGAAGATATGCTGGGACGTGATGTGAAGGTGGTGGACCTGCGCGATCCGTCGCGCCCGGTGCTGCGCTTGGGACTGGACGCGCGCAATACCATCCGCCTGGCGCGCGGGCTGCCAGAGCTTGGGCCGGACGGGAATGTCATCGAGGACGGGAAGAAGGGGGGCTGA
- a CDS encoding D-alanine--D-alanine ligase → MGGPSAEREVSLSSGRECANALRVAGYQVTEIELGQKRGDDIVARLTEVAPDVVFNALHGRWGEDGCVQGILEWMGLPYTHSGVLASAMAMDKTVAKQAFREAGLPVVESVIADSAEVSRRHVLPPPYVVKPNDEGSSVGVYIVHDGANQPPQLSDSMPERVMVESYAPGRELTTAVMGNHALGVTEILTEGWYDYDAKYTVGGSRHVIPAEIPEPIRQACLDYALRAHEALGCRGLSRTDFRWDESRGIDGLILLEVNTQPGMTPTSLAPEQAAHAGIDFPSLMRWMVEDALCRT, encoded by the coding sequence ATGGGTGGCCCCTCAGCCGAACGTGAGGTGTCGCTGTCATCGGGGCGCGAATGCGCGAATGCGCTGCGGGTGGCGGGATATCAGGTGACCGAGATCGAACTCGGGCAGAAACGCGGCGATGATATCGTTGCGCGTCTGACTGAGGTTGCGCCTGATGTGGTATTCAATGCCCTGCATGGCCGTTGGGGCGAGGATGGCTGCGTTCAGGGCATTCTGGAATGGATGGGACTGCCCTATACCCATTCCGGCGTTCTGGCCTCGGCCATGGCAATGGACAAGACCGTTGCCAAACAGGCGTTTCGCGAGGCCGGTCTGCCGGTTGTCGAAAGCGTCATCGCAGATTCTGCCGAAGTTTCGCGCCGTCATGTGCTGCCCCCACCCTATGTGGTCAAACCCAATGACGAGGGGTCCTCGGTCGGTGTCTACATCGTGCATGACGGGGCCAATCAGCCGCCGCAGCTGTCTGACTCCATGCCCGAACGGGTGATGGTGGAAAGCTATGCACCGGGGCGCGAACTGACCACTGCCGTGATGGGGAATCATGCGCTTGGCGTGACCGAGATCCTGACGGAGGGCTGGTATGACTATGACGCTAAATACACCGTCGGCGGATCGCGCCATGTGATTCCCGCCGAGATCCCCGAGCCGATTCGTCAGGCATGTCTGGACTATGCATTGCGTGCGCATGAGGCATTGGGATGTCGCGGCCTGTCGCGCACCGATTTTCGCTGGGACGAGAGCCGGGGGATCGACGGGCTGATCCTGCTGGAGGTGAATACCCAGCCCGGCATGACGCCGACCTCTCTGGCACCTGAACAGGCGGCACATGCGGGGATCGATTTCCCCAGCCTGATGCGCTGGATGGTCGAGGACGCGCTATGCAGGACGTGA
- a CDS encoding outer membrane protein assembly factor BamD: MARSKISASLVAVLLAGMTLTGCSSGKDGDADRKNLDRFTAEEIYKRGEFELENSAKPKDAVFYFSEVERLYPYSEWAKRALIMEAYASHRAKEYEDARSAAQRFIDTYPGDEDAAYAQYLLALSYYDQIDEVGRDQGLTFQALQSLREVIERYPDSEYARSAILKFDLAFDHLAAKEMEIGRYYLKRGHYTAAINRFRVVVEEFQTTTQTPEALMRLVEAYLALGLYPEAQTAGAILGHNFQSSPFYRDAYQQLRGQGLSADATGDNWLTKVYRQMIQGEWL; encoded by the coding sequence ATGGCGCGCTCGAAAATATCGGCTTCCTTGGTGGCTGTGTTGCTGGCGGGGATGACACTGACGGGTTGTTCCTCGGGCAAGGATGGCGACGCTGACAGGAAGAATCTTGATCGTTTCACGGCGGAAGAGATCTATAAACGCGGCGAGTTCGAGCTGGAAAACAGCGCGAAGCCCAAGGACGCGGTATTCTATTTCAGTGAAGTCGAACGGCTCTATCCCTATTCGGAATGGGCAAAGCGCGCGCTGATCATGGAGGCTTATGCAAGCCATCGCGCCAAGGAATACGAAGATGCGCGCTCGGCCGCGCAACGTTTCATTGATACCTATCCGGGCGATGAAGACGCCGCATATGCGCAATATCTGCTGGCGCTGTCCTATTACGATCAGATTGATGAGGTCGGCCGCGATCAGGGCCTGACCTTCCAGGCGCTGCAATCGCTGCGTGAAGTCATCGAACGCTATCCCGACAGCGAATATGCGCGCAGCGCGATCCTGAAATTCGATCTGGCCTTCGACCATCTTGCCGCGAAGGAAATGGAGATCGGCCGCTATTACCTCAAGCGAGGGCATTACACGGCGGCGATCAACCGGTTCCGCGTCGTGGTTGAGGAGTTCCAGACCACGACCCAGACGCCCGAGGCCCTGATGCGTCTGGTCGAGGCCTATCTGGCGCTTGGCCTTTATCCCGAGGCGCAGACCGCCGGCGCGATTCTGGGCCATAACTTCCAGAGTTCGCCTTTCTATCGCGATGCCTATCAGCAATTGCGCGGTCAGGGCTTGTCGGCGGACGCGACCGGTGACAACTGGCTGACGAAAGTCTATCGCCAGATGATTCAAGGAGAATGGCTGTGA